The Candidatus Effluviviaceae Genus I sp. sequence CTTGAGCCTGTTCATCTGTGAGATGAGGAGGAACACGGAGAACGCGACGATGAGGAAGCTGATGATGGCGTTGAAGAAGACGCCGTAGTTGAGGGTCACGGCTCCTGCGCCCTTCGCGGCGGCCAGCGACGCGTACGGCCCCTGCGTCGCGCCTTCCTTGAGCACGATGAAGAGGTTGCTGAAGTCCACGTTGCCGAGCAGAAGACCGATGGGGGGCATGATGACGTCGGCGACGAGCGACGAGACGATGGCGCCGAACGCCGCGCCGATGATGATGCCCACGGCCATGTCCACGACGTTCCCGCGGAGCGCGAACTCCTTGAACTGCTTGAGCATGGTCCCTCCCTTGTTCAGCGACCTGCCCTCTCATAGCG is a genomic window containing:
- the mscL gene encoding large conductance mechanosensitive channel protein MscL, producing the protein MLKQFKEFALRGNVVDMAVGIIIGAAFGAIVSSLVADVIMPPIGLLLGNVDFSNLFIVLKEGATQGPYASLAAAKGAGAVTLNYGVFFNAIISFLIVAFSVFLLISQMNRLK